A genome region from Bacillota bacterium includes the following:
- a CDS encoding NAD/NADP octopine/nopaline dehydrogenase family protein, which translates to MGVGKTRPVFAVLGGGNGGLAAAADLALKGFEVRLFELPEFAHTVAPVSEAGGIQCEVLPSTGLREGFARLAAVTTDIGAAARGADVVLVIVPSFAHRRFAEMCGSVLEPGQVVLVAPGNFGGALEFALTWKRQGMNPGGVVLAEAESLIYACRKKGPTTIWIRGYKRSLRVAALPATRTDRVLATLKEAYPTLEAAQNVLETSLSNPNAPTHLPVMILNAARIERTQGDFLFYKEGMSPAVGRVIEAIDAERLAVGRALGLRRMRSLYEQDMSWYAHQGTFGQNIYETNVNNPIYSWSRAPESFEHRYVTEDVPYGLVPLEDLGATLGIPTATTTAVIHLAGVIADRDLREGARTLQALGLGDVPLTRLIEMVEETGVA; encoded by the coding sequence GTGGGCGTGGGCAAAACGCGCCCAGTGTTCGCTGTGCTGGGGGGAGGCAACGGGGGGCTGGCCGCTGCCGCCGACCTCGCGCTGAAGGGGTTTGAGGTCAGGCTGTTTGAACTTCCCGAGTTCGCCCACACTGTAGCACCGGTGTCGGAAGCGGGAGGAATCCAGTGCGAGGTGCTCCCCAGCACCGGGCTGAGGGAGGGATTTGCCCGCCTGGCTGCCGTCACCACGGACATCGGGGCGGCGGCCAGGGGGGCCGACGTGGTACTGGTCATCGTGCCCTCCTTTGCCCACCGCCGCTTTGCGGAAATGTGTGGTTCCGTGCTGGAACCCGGCCAGGTGGTGCTGGTCGCGCCCGGGAACTTCGGTGGGGCGCTGGAGTTTGCGCTCACCTGGAAGAGACAGGGGATGAACCCGGGCGGGGTGGTGCTGGCCGAGGCGGAGTCCCTCATTTACGCCTGCCGCAAGAAGGGACCCACCACCATCTGGATTCGGGGATACAAGCGGTCCTTGCGCGTAGCAGCCCTCCCCGCCACCCGCACGGATCGAGTTCTGGCGACCCTCAAAGAAGCATATCCCACCCTGGAGGCAGCCCAGAATGTCTTGGAAACCAGCCTGAGTAATCCCAACGCCCCCACCCACCTTCCCGTGATGATTCTCAACGCCGCGCGCATTGAACGGACGCAGGGCGATTTCCTCTTCTACAAAGAGGGGATGAGTCCGGCAGTGGGACGGGTAATCGAGGCGATAGATGCCGAGCGCCTGGCGGTGGGCAGGGCCCTGGGCCTGCGAAGGATGCGCTCCCTGTACGAGCAGGACATGTCCTGGTATGCCCACCAGGGTACCTTTGGACAGAACATTTACGAGACCAACGTAAACAATCCCATATACAGTTGGAGCCGGGCGCCCGAGTCCTTCGAGCACCGCTACGTCACGGAAGACGTCCCTTACGGTCTTGTGCCCCTCGAGGACCTGGGGGCAACGCTGGGGATCCCGACCGCCACCACCACGGCCGTCATCCACCTGGCGGGGGTGATTGCTGACCGGGACCTGCGCGAAGGTGCCCGCACCCTGCAGGCGCTGGGCCTCGGTGACGTTCCCCTCACACGCCTGATAGAGATGGTCGAGGAGACGGGCGTGGCATGA
- a CDS encoding ABC transporter ATP-binding protein — translation MVDQGILEVQDLHVYYGHVHALKGVTFQVYPGEIVALLGANGAGKSTTLRAISGLVRPRQGDVRWQGQSLRNVPAHAIVARGVSHAPEGRRVFSTLTVEENLNLGAYSRRGDREGVARSKERVFTLFPRLAERRHQLAGTLSGGEQQMLAIGRALMSSPRLLLLDEPSLGLAPLLVRAIFQTIREINEQGVTILLVEQNVRAALRLAHRAYVLETGRLALAGTAEELRQDPRVRKAYLGEK, via the coding sequence ATGGTTGACCAAGGCATCCTGGAAGTGCAAGACCTGCACGTCTATTACGGTCACGTCCATGCCCTCAAGGGCGTTACGTTTCAGGTCTACCCGGGAGAAATCGTGGCCCTGCTTGGAGCCAACGGGGCGGGCAAGTCCACCACCCTGCGGGCAATTTCCGGGTTGGTCCGTCCCCGCCAGGGGGATGTGCGGTGGCAGGGCCAGTCTCTGCGTAACGTCCCTGCTCATGCCATCGTGGCCAGAGGGGTTTCCCACGCCCCCGAGGGGCGCAGAGTGTTCAGTACCCTTACCGTGGAGGAGAACCTGAACCTGGGCGCGTACAGCAGGCGCGGGGATCGAGAGGGTGTAGCCCGCAGCAAGGAGCGTGTCTTTACCCTCTTCCCCCGGCTGGCCGAGCGCCGCCACCAGCTAGCCGGCACGCTCTCGGGAGGAGAACAGCAGATGCTGGCGATCGGCCGGGCCCTGATGTCCTCGCCCCGTCTTCTCCTCCTGGACGAGCCCTCCCTGGGACTGGCCCCTCTGCTGGTGCGTGCCATCTTTCAGACCATCCGGGAGATAAACGAGCAGGGGGTCACCATCCTGCTGGTGGAACAGAACGTGCGGGCGGCCTTGCGTCTGGCTCACCGCGCCTACGTTCTGGAAACGGGTAGGCTGGCCCTGGCGGGTACGGCGGAGGAATTGCGCCAGGATCCCCGCGTGCGCAAGGCCTACCTGGGCGAGAAATAG
- a CDS encoding branched-chain amino acid ABC transporter permease: MVSKIPRRAWVSVLVAGLVACPWLVSDYWVDVMNFCGIYILLGLSLNVIVGYAGLFNLGHAAFYAVGAYTTAILSTRLGIPSLLLLPVSALAAAAFAYIISRPIIHLRGDYLCVVTIGFGEIVRIALLNNPWGLTGGVNGVFGIPRPSLGFFTIRTVDQYYYFILLFIVLFVWAMRRLERSRVGRAWTCIREDETAAEAMGMDTASLKLLAFVLGAAGAGIAGNIYASKMTLIAPESFNFWESCVMFCIVVLGGTGSIPGVIVASLGMTALPELFREFARARMLVFGLAMVLMMIFRPQGLWPSAHWRRQVQREGDLAGTPTAATGPG; the protein is encoded by the coding sequence ATGGTGAGCAAGATACCCCGCAGAGCTTGGGTCAGTGTTCTGGTAGCAGGTCTCGTTGCTTGCCCATGGCTGGTAAGTGACTATTGGGTAGATGTAATGAACTTCTGCGGCATCTACATCTTGCTGGGCCTGAGTTTGAACGTCATCGTCGGGTACGCGGGACTGTTCAATCTGGGGCATGCGGCATTCTATGCGGTAGGTGCGTACACCACAGCTATTCTTTCTACCCGCCTGGGCATACCATCGCTGCTACTCCTGCCTGTGTCCGCGCTGGCAGCTGCCGCCTTCGCGTATATCATCTCCCGTCCCATTATCCACCTCCGGGGCGACTACCTGTGCGTAGTGACCATCGGGTTCGGCGAGATCGTGCGCATTGCCCTGCTCAACAATCCATGGGGCCTCACGGGCGGAGTCAACGGCGTGTTTGGTATCCCGCGACCCAGCCTGGGATTCTTCACCATACGGACGGTGGACCAGTACTACTACTTCATCCTGCTGTTCATCGTGCTGTTCGTGTGGGCCATGAGGCGCTTGGAGAGGTCCCGCGTGGGCAGAGCATGGACGTGCATAAGGGAGGACGAAACGGCAGCCGAGGCCATGGGGATGGATACCGCATCGCTGAAGCTGCTTGCGTTCGTGCTGGGGGCGGCGGGGGCGGGAATCGCCGGCAACATCTATGCATCCAAGATGACCCTGATTGCCCCCGAGAGCTTTAACTTCTGGGAGTCGTGCGTCATGTTTTGCATCGTGGTACTGGGCGGAACTGGTTCCATCCCAGGGGTAATTGTAGCCTCCTTGGGCATGACCGCCCTGCCCGAACTGTTCCGGGAATTTGCCCGGGCGCGCATGCTCGTCTTCGGCCTGGCCATGGTGCTCATGATGATCTTCCGCCCCCAGGGGTTGTGGCCCAGCGCCCACTGGCGCCGGCAGGTCCAGCGAGAGGGGGACCTGGCCGGGACTCCAACGGCGGCTACAGGTCCCGGCTAG
- a CDS encoding ornithine cyclodeaminase family protein, which produces MPGDLLILTADDVRRALPMERAISACEEAYGAYSSGQALVPLRTQIPVPEFEGVSVFMPGHVSGAGATGLKVVSVYPRNPEHGLPTIMGMVVLLDASTGTPLALLEGGYLTALRTGAAAGVAARYLAPAGARVAALFGAGVQGRTQVLALAAVRPIEEVRVFDPVPGRAQALARDLAGELPAVRWVFPSHPREAVAGAQVVLAATTSSRPVFPGDALAPGTHVTAIGAFTPSMQEIDETTILRASKLVVDSREAVLAEAGDIIIPLREGKITRDHIFAEIGEIVLGRKPGRQAADETTVYKAVGLAVLDVAAAAAAYRGARELGLGTRVRLL; this is translated from the coding sequence GTGCCCGGGGATTTGCTCATACTCACGGCGGACGACGTCAGGCGGGCTCTGCCCATGGAGCGGGCCATTTCGGCGTGTGAGGAAGCCTATGGAGCCTACTCCTCAGGCCAGGCCCTGGTTCCCCTGCGCACCCAGATTCCCGTGCCCGAATTCGAAGGGGTCAGCGTTTTCATGCCCGGTCACGTTTCCGGCGCGGGGGCGACCGGTCTCAAGGTGGTCTCCGTGTACCCGCGCAACCCGGAACACGGGCTGCCCACGATCATGGGGATGGTGGTCCTGCTCGATGCTTCCACAGGTACCCCCCTGGCCCTGCTGGAAGGTGGGTACCTTACCGCCCTGCGCACGGGAGCGGCAGCGGGGGTGGCAGCCCGGTACCTTGCCCCCGCCGGTGCCCGGGTGGCAGCGCTGTTTGGGGCCGGGGTCCAGGGCCGCACCCAGGTGCTGGCGCTGGCGGCCGTGCGACCCATCGAGGAGGTGCGGGTGTTCGATCCCGTGCCCGGACGCGCCCAGGCGCTGGCCCGCGACCTGGCCGGCGAGCTCCCCGCGGTAAGGTGGGTGTTTCCCTCCCACCCCCGGGAGGCAGTGGCGGGAGCGCAGGTGGTGCTCGCTGCTACCACTTCCTCGCGGCCGGTATTTCCCGGCGATGCTCTCGCCCCGGGTACCCACGTCACTGCCATCGGGGCATTTACCCCCAGCATGCAGGAGATAGATGAAACTACTATCTTGCGCGCCAGCAAACTGGTGGTGGATTCCCGGGAGGCGGTGCTGGCCGAGGCCGGGGACATCATCATTCCCCTCCGGGAGGGGAAGATCACCCGTGATCACATCTTCGCAGAAATAGGCGAGATAGTGCTCGGCCGTAAACCCGGCCGCCAGGCCGCCGACGAGACCACCGTGTACAAGGCGGTGGGTCTGGCGGTGCTCGATGTGGCGGCCGCGGCCGCCGCCTACCGGGGCGCCCGGGAACTGGGCCTGGGCACCAGAGTGCGGCTGCTCTGA
- a CDS encoding ABC transporter ATP-binding protein, giving the protein MLEVKSLTKRFGGLVAVNRVEFELRPGEILGMIGPNGAGKTTVFNMITGIYRPDEGSIRLEGRELVGLRPHDITALGIARTFQTIRLFPNLTVMENVMAGQYCRTRAGIWDALVLSRRHRQEEAAILEEAERRLAFMGLSHLAEELARNLPYGLQRRLEIARALATRPKLLVLDEPAGGLNDQETRELMDWVVQIRDSGITVFLIEHDMTVVMGICDRIIVLDNGEKIAEGTPAEVQSNPRVIEAYLGKEEEGFHG; this is encoded by the coding sequence TTGCTGGAAGTGAAGTCCCTGACAAAGCGGTTCGGTGGACTGGTGGCGGTCAACCGGGTGGAGTTCGAGTTACGTCCGGGCGAGATCCTGGGCATGATAGGGCCCAACGGGGCCGGCAAGACCACGGTTTTCAACATGATCACGGGGATTTACCGGCCTGACGAAGGGAGCATCCGCCTTGAGGGCCGGGAACTGGTGGGGCTGCGCCCCCACGACATCACCGCCCTGGGGATCGCGCGGACCTTCCAGACCATCAGGCTTTTTCCTAACCTGACTGTCATGGAAAACGTGATGGCGGGCCAGTACTGTCGCACGCGGGCGGGGATATGGGACGCCCTGGTGCTCAGCCGGCGCCACCGTCAGGAAGAAGCGGCTATCCTGGAGGAAGCGGAGAGGCGACTGGCCTTCATGGGCCTTTCCCACCTGGCGGAGGAACTCGCCCGCAACCTCCCCTATGGTTTGCAGCGCCGGCTGGAGATCGCCCGTGCCCTGGCCACGCGGCCCAAGCTCCTGGTCCTGGACGAACCCGCGGGGGGATTAAACGACCAGGAGACTAGAGAGTTGATGGACTGGGTGGTCCAGATCCGGGACAGTGGGATCACCGTTTTCCTGATCGAGCACGACATGACGGTGGTAATGGGGATCTGCGACCGCATCATCGTGCTGGATAACGGCGAAAAGATCGCCGAAGGCACACCCGCAGAGGTACAGTCCAACCCGCGGGTGATCGAAGCATATCTGGGGAAGGAAGAAGAGGGGTTCCATGGTTGA